One stretch of Candidatus Baltobacteraceae bacterium DNA includes these proteins:
- a CDS encoding thiamine pyrophosphate-binding protein: protein MAIAVRERTGGAILIDALRANGAEQIYCVPGESYLDALDAFYDARETLRLIVCRQEGGASYMAETYGKLTGKPGICFVTRGPGATNGSIGIHTARQDSTPMIMFMGQVDSSMRDREAFQEISVPAMFGSLAKWAAQIDDAARIPEYVARAFHTATSGRPGPVVLGLPEDVLAARTNAGDVAAVASTRPTPSADSIVAMREMIAQAERPIAILGGSGWTEAARADVTKFLEAWAIPSTCGFRRQDRIDNRSSVYAGYAGIGIMPQLAARIREADLIIGIGSRLSEAVTQGYTLLEAPRPKQRLIHVHPDPDELGRVYQADLVVNAGMPELGLALRSIAPPSVPWRKWTGQLRGEYEHSRNIANREAVARDGYVDMATVVAYLDANLPDDAIITTGAGNFAGWVHRFYRYRGFGTQLGAVNGSMGYGLPSAIAAKITHPDRICVAFCGDGDFLMTGQELATAIKERASVIAIVANNAMYGTIRMHQEREHPERVIGTDLENPDFAKFAEAFGAYGERVSRPDDFPAAFERAVRSGKPAVLEIMADPDLISSRATVSSMREHAKRRNGT from the coding sequence GTGGCAATAGCAGTACGAGAGCGAACCGGCGGCGCCATTCTGATCGACGCGCTGCGAGCGAACGGCGCCGAGCAGATCTATTGTGTCCCGGGCGAAAGCTATTTGGATGCGCTCGATGCGTTTTACGATGCGCGTGAAACGCTGCGCTTGATTGTGTGCCGCCAAGAAGGCGGTGCCTCGTACATGGCCGAGACGTACGGCAAGCTGACCGGCAAACCCGGAATCTGCTTCGTGACACGCGGTCCGGGCGCTACCAACGGCTCGATTGGAATTCACACTGCGCGCCAAGACTCGACGCCGATGATCATGTTCATGGGTCAAGTCGATTCATCCATGCGCGATCGCGAAGCGTTTCAAGAGATCTCCGTTCCCGCGATGTTCGGATCGCTCGCAAAGTGGGCGGCGCAGATTGACGACGCGGCGCGGATCCCCGAATATGTTGCACGCGCATTCCACACCGCTACCTCCGGGCGCCCGGGGCCGGTCGTGCTCGGTCTTCCCGAAGACGTGCTGGCTGCGCGGACGAACGCCGGCGACGTCGCTGCTGTAGCATCCACGCGCCCCACGCCCTCGGCTGATTCGATCGTCGCGATGCGCGAGATGATCGCGCAAGCAGAGCGTCCGATTGCGATTCTCGGCGGAAGCGGATGGACGGAAGCGGCGCGCGCGGACGTAACGAAGTTCCTCGAAGCCTGGGCTATACCGTCGACCTGTGGTTTTCGCCGGCAAGATCGCATCGACAACCGTTCGTCCGTTTATGCGGGATACGCCGGGATCGGAATCATGCCGCAGCTCGCTGCGCGCATCCGCGAAGCGGACCTCATCATCGGGATCGGTTCGCGACTTTCGGAAGCAGTCACGCAAGGTTACACGCTGCTCGAAGCGCCGCGGCCAAAGCAGCGCCTGATTCACGTTCATCCCGATCCGGATGAGCTCGGGCGCGTGTACCAAGCCGATCTTGTCGTCAACGCCGGTATGCCCGAGCTAGGCCTTGCGCTTCGCAGCATCGCGCCGCCGTCGGTACCGTGGCGCAAATGGACGGGACAGCTGCGAGGCGAGTACGAACATTCGCGGAACATTGCGAATCGCGAAGCGGTCGCGCGCGATGGTTATGTCGACATGGCGACGGTCGTCGCATACCTCGATGCGAATCTTCCCGATGATGCCATTATTACGACTGGAGCCGGCAACTTCGCGGGCTGGGTTCATCGCTTCTATCGTTATCGTGGATTCGGTACGCAACTCGGCGCGGTGAACGGCTCGATGGGTTACGGATTGCCCTCCGCGATTGCGGCAAAGATTACGCACCCCGACCGCATTTGCGTCGCGTTCTGCGGTGACGGCGATTTCCTAATGACGGGCCAAGAGCTCGCGACCGCGATCAAAGAGCGTGCGTCCGTGATCGCAATCGTCGCAAACAACGCGATGTACGGAACGATTCGCATGCATCAAGAGCGCGAGCATCCCGAGCGCGTCATCGGCACTGATCTCGAGAACCCCGATTTCGCCAAATTCGCCGAAGCATTCGGTGCTTACGGGGAGCGCGTTTCGCGTCCGGATGATTTTCCGGCGGCGTTCGAGCGTGCGGTACGCTCGGGCAAACCGGCCGTCCTTGAAATCATGGCCGATCCCGACTTGATCAGTTCACGCGCGACGGTGTCGTCGATGCGCGAGCATGCGAAGCGGCGGAATGGCACGTAG
- a CDS encoding polyprenol monophosphomannose synthase — protein MRFSIVIPTYNEAGGIERLIEAVDAVFKQNALDGEIIVVDDNSPDGTGAIVDRLADRYPVRCLHRPGKLGLSSGVIDGWKFARPESEAVGAMDADFSHDPRVITQMVRALENGYDLAIGSRYVPGGGIENWPWRRKVTSLVAIALAKPLTRIRDITSGFFMVRRSALEGVELDPIGFKIGLEVIAKARYRKAIEVPYVFTDRVAGSSKLNQGEIFNYLRQLNRIYRSRITGGLRR, from the coding sequence TTGCGCTTTTCCATCGTCATCCCGACGTATAACGAAGCCGGGGGCATCGAGCGATTGATCGAAGCGGTCGATGCCGTCTTCAAGCAGAATGCGCTTGACGGCGAGATCATCGTAGTCGACGACAATTCGCCGGACGGCACCGGTGCAATCGTCGATCGCCTTGCGGACCGCTATCCCGTACGCTGTCTGCACCGTCCGGGCAAGCTCGGTCTGTCATCGGGCGTGATCGACGGCTGGAAATTTGCGCGTCCGGAATCCGAAGCGGTCGGCGCAATGGATGCGGACTTCAGCCACGATCCTCGAGTGATCACGCAAATGGTGCGCGCGCTCGAAAACGGCTACGATCTCGCCATCGGAAGCCGCTACGTTCCCGGAGGGGGAATCGAGAATTGGCCTTGGCGACGCAAAGTGACGTCGCTCGTTGCGATCGCGCTGGCAAAACCGCTCACGCGAATACGCGATATCACGAGCGGTTTCTTTATGGTCCGCCGTTCGGCGCTTGAAGGCGTTGAGCTCGATCCGATCGGCTTCAAGATCGGCCTCGAAGTGATTGCGAAGGCCCGTTACCGTAAGGCAATCGAAGTACCGTACGTGTTCACCGATCGGGTTGCCGGAAGCTCTAAGCTGAACCAAGGTGAGATATTCAACTATTTGCGGCAGCTTAACCGCATCTATCGAAGCAGAATCACCGGAGGCTTGCGCCGCTAG
- the accD gene encoding acetyl-CoA carboxylase, carboxyltransferase subunit beta, with amino-acid sequence MPDWLRVRKNAQAQDAAQWTKCSGCGELVYKPDLKTNHEICPKCGHYFRMHAADRLSMLLDGDFLEVGGEIEPGDPLKWVDKKPYPEKLASDRAKSGLSEAVVAGFGAIGGFPVGIAVMDFHFRGGTMGTVVGDRVAMLFERARERRVPALVFSASGGARMEEGVLALMQLAKTTNAVERFRRDGLSYISVLTDPTTGGVSASFAFQADVIVAEAHAAIGFAGRRVIEQTIRQKLPENFQRAEFLLEHGAIDMVVDRPKLRDTLVRLLDYGIAAPRGASRNGALQGGSS; translated from the coding sequence ATGCCGGATTGGCTACGCGTTCGGAAGAACGCGCAGGCGCAGGACGCAGCACAATGGACGAAGTGTTCGGGTTGCGGCGAGCTCGTCTACAAACCTGACCTCAAAACGAATCACGAGATCTGTCCGAAGTGCGGCCACTACTTCCGTATGCACGCTGCCGATCGGCTCTCGATGCTGCTCGATGGTGACTTTCTCGAAGTCGGCGGCGAGATCGAGCCCGGCGATCCGCTCAAATGGGTCGACAAGAAACCGTATCCCGAGAAGCTCGCAAGCGATCGCGCCAAGAGCGGACTCTCGGAAGCGGTCGTAGCCGGATTTGGTGCGATCGGCGGTTTCCCCGTCGGTATCGCCGTGATGGATTTTCATTTTCGCGGCGGCACGATGGGAACGGTCGTCGGCGATCGCGTCGCGATGTTGTTCGAACGTGCGCGCGAGCGCAGAGTTCCGGCCCTCGTGTTTTCCGCGAGTGGCGGAGCGCGCATGGAAGAAGGCGTGCTGGCGCTGATGCAGCTGGCGAAGACGACGAACGCCGTCGAGCGCTTCCGGCGCGACGGTCTTTCATACATATCGGTGTTGACCGATCCGACGACGGGCGGCGTTTCGGCCAGCTTCGCGTTTCAAGCCGATGTCATCGTGGCCGAAGCACATGCGGCAATTGGTTTCGCCGGGCGACGCGTCATCGAGCAAACGATCCGGCAGAAGCTTCCAGAGAATTTCCAGCGCGCCGAATTCTTGCTCGAGCACGGCGCAATCGATATGGTCGTCGATCGTCCAAAGTTGCGCGACACGCTGGTGCGGTTACTCGACTACGGAATCGCTGCTCCGCGCGGCGCCAGCCGTAACGGCGCACTCCAAGGCGGCTCGTCGTGA
- a CDS encoding acetyl-CoA carboxylase carboxyltransferase subunit alpha: MNPIVDREKGLLELERRITELKGLSTSQSVDLSSQITALEAEYAKIQREIFGALSPWERVNMARHPKRPTAAEYIAKLDQFDELHGDRHFHDDPAVIAGFAKLRSRRVMAIGQQRGRDTKENLRVNFGMVKPEGYRKIKRLFGLASRLGLPIVAFVDTKGADPGIDSEERAQSEAIASCLYALAESVVPSVSVVIGEGGSGGALALGMTDRILMLEHSIYSVAGPEAAAAILFSDATKAPEAAASLRLTSEDIYRFGIADEVISEPLGGAHRDRDITIERVLSAIDRHLSDLTTRTPQQLQEDRYSKYRRVGALNTNQMAGGELQR, from the coding sequence GTGAACCCGATCGTCGATCGCGAGAAAGGTTTGCTCGAGCTCGAGCGGCGGATCACCGAGCTCAAAGGGCTCAGCACGTCGCAGAGCGTCGATCTTTCGAGCCAAATCACCGCGCTCGAAGCCGAGTACGCCAAGATTCAGCGCGAGATATTCGGTGCGCTTTCGCCATGGGAGCGCGTCAATATGGCGCGGCATCCGAAACGTCCAACGGCGGCCGAGTACATCGCCAAGCTCGATCAATTCGACGAGCTGCACGGCGACCGGCATTTTCACGACGACCCAGCCGTCATCGCCGGCTTCGCCAAGCTGCGTTCGCGGCGCGTCATGGCGATCGGTCAGCAACGCGGTCGCGACACGAAGGAGAATCTGCGCGTAAACTTCGGGATGGTCAAGCCGGAGGGCTACCGCAAGATAAAGCGGCTCTTTGGGCTCGCCTCGAGGCTCGGCTTGCCTATCGTCGCGTTCGTCGATACGAAGGGCGCAGATCCGGGTATTGATTCGGAAGAACGTGCGCAATCGGAAGCTATCGCCTCCTGTCTGTATGCGTTGGCCGAATCGGTCGTGCCGTCGGTCTCCGTCGTGATCGGTGAGGGCGGCAGCGGTGGAGCGCTCGCGCTCGGGATGACCGACCGCATTTTGATGCTGGAACACAGTATCTATTCGGTTGCGGGACCGGAAGCGGCGGCTGCGATTCTCTTCTCCGATGCGACCAAAGCCCCCGAAGCGGCTGCGAGCCTACGGCTGACGAGCGAGGATATCTATCGCTTCGGCATCGCCGACGAGGTCATCAGCGAACCGCTCGGCGGCGCGCACCGTGATCGTGATATTACGATCGAACGCGTGCTTTCAGCCATCGATCGGCATCTCAGCGACCTCACGACGCGTACGCCGCAGCAACTGCAAGAAGACCGCTACAGCAAGTATCGGCGCGTGGGCGCGTTGAATACGAACCAGATGGCCGGCGGAGAATTGCAGCGGTGA
- a CDS encoding MFS transporter produces the protein MKARTLLVACLAHVMHDGLTDLLYVMLPIWRNEFGLSLATVGLLRSLYSGAMATFQVPSSIIAERVGARTILVIGTALAALCYAITATRSTYVAIAVALFAGGIGASVQHPISSNLIAQAYEGARSRAALGTYNFSGDVGKMAIPALVAALLIVMPWRSVLLIVACIGLCVAAAILIFGPRARVVVEHDDAQPNGAATGRTFTRGFALLLAIGAIDSATRTGFLTFLPFVITGKGTPVQTVGFALTLIFAGGAAGKFICGFLGDRIGVLATVCITEGLTALGILAILPLNLGATLAVLPLIGVALNGTSSVLYGSVPELVAPRQRQRAFGIFYTVGIGSGAISPVLSGALSDAHGVPTLMAAVAALVLFTIPLAVGLQMSQTARRGGVSG, from the coding sequence TTGAAAGCCCGTACGCTGCTCGTCGCCTGTTTGGCTCACGTCATGCACGACGGCCTCACAGACCTCTTGTACGTCATGCTCCCGATTTGGCGCAACGAATTCGGGCTATCGCTGGCTACGGTCGGCCTTCTGCGCTCGCTGTACAGCGGCGCGATGGCCACATTTCAGGTTCCATCTTCAATCATCGCCGAACGCGTGGGAGCCCGCACGATACTCGTTATCGGAACCGCATTGGCTGCACTCTGTTATGCGATTACGGCTACGCGCTCGACATATGTTGCGATCGCAGTCGCACTTTTTGCCGGCGGAATTGGGGCAAGCGTACAACACCCAATCTCCTCGAATTTGATCGCGCAGGCATACGAGGGCGCGCGCTCACGCGCAGCGCTCGGAACCTACAACTTCTCGGGCGACGTCGGCAAGATGGCGATTCCGGCGCTCGTTGCAGCGCTCTTGATCGTGATGCCTTGGCGCTCGGTTTTGCTCATCGTCGCATGCATCGGACTGTGCGTAGCGGCCGCGATTCTGATCTTTGGCCCGCGGGCGCGCGTCGTAGTAGAACACGATGATGCGCAACCTAACGGCGCTGCTACCGGGCGCACGTTCACGCGCGGCTTTGCACTTTTGCTTGCAATAGGCGCGATCGACAGCGCGACGCGCACCGGATTTCTCACATTCCTGCCGTTCGTCATCACCGGCAAAGGGACGCCGGTGCAAACCGTCGGCTTCGCACTGACCTTGATCTTCGCCGGCGGAGCGGCCGGAAAGTTCATTTGTGGTTTTCTCGGCGATCGCATCGGCGTACTCGCGACCGTCTGCATTACCGAGGGTCTAACGGCGCTCGGAATCCTCGCGATCTTGCCGCTCAACCTCGGTGCAACGCTCGCCGTTCTTCCGCTCATCGGCGTTGCGCTCAACGGTACGTCTTCCGTGCTCTATGGAAGCGTGCCCGAACTGGTCGCACCCCGGCAGCGCCAACGGGCCTTCGGCATCTTCTATACGGTCGGCATCGGCTCGGGTGCGATCTCACCCGTGCTTTCGGGTGCGCTAAGCGATGCGCACGGAGTCCCAACGCTGATGGCCGCCGTTGCGGCGCTCGTTTTGTTTACGATTCCGCTCGCGGTCGGACTGCAGATGAGTCAAACTGCGCGGCGCGGCGGCGTTTCCGGGTGA
- a CDS encoding MurR/RpiR family transcriptional regulator, giving the protein MSTVIDAAKRTAQTVKVPGCFVRIQGSYISLRAAEQRVADFILKNAEELIYLTVTELAERTETSESTVVRLCQKIGYKGYQEFKIVLARDLVEPTDAIYERIEEDDALAAIKTKVFAANAQALQDTLEVLDDAELQRAIDAVAAAKRVEIYGVGGSGSIAVDAYHKLLKLGIAAIAISDSDLMGMSSALLRPGTVALGISHTGMSRDVCEALDHAKTGGATTICITHRATSPITKVADIKLFTAAKETAFRSDAMSSRIAQLSIIDTIYVGVALKDYQHATQTIAQTREATAKKRY; this is encoded by the coding sequence GTGAGCACTGTAATCGACGCTGCTAAACGCACGGCACAAACAGTCAAAGTGCCTGGTTGCTTTGTTCGTATTCAAGGCAGCTACATCTCCCTACGCGCCGCCGAACAGCGCGTTGCCGACTTCATTCTCAAGAACGCGGAAGAGCTGATTTATCTGACCGTAACCGAGCTCGCCGAACGCACGGAAACCAGCGAATCGACGGTCGTGCGGCTTTGCCAAAAAATCGGCTACAAAGGTTATCAAGAGTTTAAGATTGTTTTGGCTCGCGATCTCGTCGAGCCCACCGATGCGATCTACGAACGCATCGAAGAAGACGATGCACTCGCCGCCATCAAGACAAAGGTCTTCGCAGCCAACGCGCAAGCGCTGCAAGACACGCTCGAAGTTCTCGACGACGCTGAGCTGCAGCGCGCGATCGACGCCGTTGCAGCGGCAAAACGCGTCGAGATCTACGGAGTCGGCGGCAGCGGTTCGATCGCGGTCGACGCATACCATAAGCTGCTGAAGCTCGGCATCGCCGCCATCGCGATCTCCGATTCCGACCTGATGGGGATGTCGTCCGCGCTCCTTCGCCCGGGAACCGTCGCCCTCGGAATCAGCCACACCGGGATGAGCCGCGACGTGTGCGAGGCACTCGATCACGCCAAGACCGGCGGCGCCACGACGATCTGCATCACGCACCGAGCGACCTCGCCGATCACGAAGGTTGCCGACATCAAGCTCTTCACGGCGGCCAAAGAGACCGCGTTCCGAAGCGATGCGATGTCGAGCCGCATCGCGCAGCTTTCGATTATCGACACCATCTATGTCGGCGTCGCACTCAAAGACTATCAGCACGCCACGCAAACGATCGCGCAGACGCGCGAGGCGACAGCCAAGAAAAGGTACTAG
- a CDS encoding 2-hydroxy-3-oxopropionate reductase, whose translation MSASHSKTISTPRKRSRRRARRQPRKGTSMAANGKPVIGFIGLGIMGKPMARNLMKAGYSLVVHNRGRAPVDELAKEGAKAGSSAMDVAQQSDVIILMLPDSPDVEAAVLGKDGVLEGMKPGATLVDMSTITPATARRVAGEVRKKGGKALDAPVSGGEKGATDATLSIMVGGPQDVFDAVLPIFQTLGKNIVLVGDSGAGQIAKASNQLVVGVTIEAVAEALALAEAAGVDPAKVRAVLLGGFAQSKILDAHGQRMLDGNFVPGFKAKLHQKDMRIVNQTAQESGLDVPAAKLALDRFNKLVEGGGGEKDHSALRTLLTLKSAATR comes from the coding sequence ATGTCGGCGTCGCACTCAAAGACTATCAGCACGCCACGCAAACGATCGCGCAGACGCGCGAGGCGACAGCCAAGAAAAGGTACTAGCATGGCAGCAAACGGCAAGCCGGTCATCGGCTTCATCGGCCTCGGCATCATGGGGAAACCGATGGCTCGCAATTTGATGAAGGCGGGCTACTCGCTCGTCGTGCACAATCGCGGCCGCGCTCCCGTCGATGAGCTCGCGAAGGAAGGCGCCAAAGCCGGTTCCTCCGCCATGGATGTCGCGCAGCAAAGCGACGTCATCATTTTGATGCTGCCGGATTCGCCCGACGTTGAAGCGGCCGTGCTCGGCAAAGACGGCGTGCTCGAAGGCATGAAGCCTGGCGCGACGCTCGTGGACATGAGCACGATCACGCCGGCCACGGCGCGCCGCGTTGCGGGCGAAGTTCGCAAGAAGGGCGGCAAAGCGCTCGACGCTCCGGTGAGCGGCGGTGAAAAAGGCGCGACCGACGCAACGCTTTCCATCATGGTGGGCGGGCCGCAAGATGTTTTCGATGCCGTGCTTCCTATTTTTCAAACGCTTGGAAAAAATATCGTCCTCGTCGGCGATAGCGGTGCCGGACAAATTGCCAAAGCCTCAAACCAGCTGGTTGTCGGCGTGACGATTGAGGCGGTCGCCGAAGCGCTGGCGCTGGCTGAAGCGGCCGGCGTCGATCCCGCCAAAGTGCGCGCGGTCCTACTTGGCGGATTTGCGCAAAGTAAAATCCTCGACGCGCACGGACAGCGTATGCTCGACGGCAACTTCGTTCCCGGATTTAAAGCGAAGCTCCATCAAAAAGACATGCGCATCGTGAATCAAACCGCGCAAGAGTCGGGCCTCGACGTGCCGGCGGCAAAGCTCGCGCTCGACCGCTTCAACAAGCTCGTTGAGGGCGGCGGAGGCGAGAAAGACCACAGCGCGCTGCGCACCCTGCTCACACTGAAGAGCGCGGCTACGCGCTGA
- a CDS encoding NADH:flavin oxidoreductase/NADH oxidase produces MLFEPYKLRDLTLRNRIVVSPMCEYSSEDGFANDWHLVHLGSRAVGGASVVFTEAAAVEPRGRISPQDLGIYKDEHIEMLSRITKFIKGQGAIPAMQIAHAGRKASTRRPWEQPAGVIKPEEGGWTTVGPTTAQFASNYPVPIALDEAGIAAITQDFVAAAKRALAAGFELIELHFAHGYLAHEFYSPLSNTRTDKYGGSLENRIRFALETTEAVRKVWPERLPLFARISSTDWVEGGWDITHSVELAKQLKARGVDLIDCSSGGNVADAKIPAVPLYQVPFAEQIRRDAKVPTAAVGLITTPEECERILNHGQADLIVMAREFLRDPYFPMYAAAELDFDLPWPKQYERAKLARAAKRISA; encoded by the coding sequence ATGTTATTCGAACCGTATAAGCTCCGTGACTTAACCCTGCGCAACCGCATCGTCGTCTCGCCGATGTGTGAATACTCTTCCGAGGATGGGTTTGCGAACGATTGGCATCTCGTTCATCTCGGAAGCCGCGCTGTCGGTGGCGCCTCCGTCGTCTTCACCGAAGCTGCCGCAGTCGAACCACGCGGACGTATCTCGCCGCAAGATCTCGGCATCTACAAGGACGAGCACATCGAGATGCTCTCGCGCATCACGAAATTCATCAAGGGTCAAGGCGCGATTCCCGCAATGCAGATCGCTCACGCCGGACGCAAAGCCTCAACCCGGCGTCCATGGGAGCAACCCGCGGGTGTCATCAAGCCCGAAGAAGGCGGATGGACGACGGTCGGCCCGACTACCGCGCAGTTCGCGTCGAACTATCCGGTCCCGATCGCGCTCGACGAAGCCGGAATCGCCGCGATCACACAAGATTTCGTTGCAGCCGCAAAACGCGCGCTCGCAGCAGGCTTCGAGCTGATCGAACTCCATTTCGCGCACGGATATCTCGCTCACGAATTTTATTCACCGCTCAGCAACACGCGTACCGACAAATACGGCGGGTCGCTCGAGAATCGCATTCGTTTCGCGCTGGAGACGACGGAAGCAGTCCGCAAAGTCTGGCCCGAGCGGTTACCGCTCTTTGCGCGCATTTCGTCAACCGACTGGGTGGAAGGCGGTTGGGACATCACGCACTCGGTCGAGCTTGCAAAGCAGCTGAAGGCTCGCGGCGTTGACCTCATCGATTGCTCGTCGGGCGGCAACGTCGCAGACGCCAAGATTCCGGCGGTTCCGCTCTATCAGGTTCCATTTGCAGAGCAAATCCGGCGTGACGCCAAAGTCCCGACCGCTGCGGTCGGGCTGATCACGACGCCCGAAGAATGCGAACGCATCCTCAACCACGGCCAAGCCGATTTGATCGTGATGGCGCGCGAGTTCTTACGCGATCCGTACTTCCCGATGTATGCGGCTGCCGAGCTCGATTTCGATCTGCCGTGGCCCAAACAGTACGAGCGCGCGAAACTCGCTCGCGCCGCCAAACGAATTAGCGCCTAA
- a CDS encoding SDR family oxidoreductase, translating to MLFEDDVIILAGATGRVGGATLRTLHENGARIAVVSRTREAAEKLCSGFERATPFVADLADAASTEKLVTDAAEKFGRIDAIVNMAGRGKFVPIVDSTLDDLRVNLDGFVVTAYNLAVAGLRVMLKQEYRPGRRSRGHLVTVTAGSSKDPQPRFGLFGAAKAAVNTFMRAIAREHKADGIVANAVVLGGVATEAARSYLDAEDFEKAASPDEVARVLAFLASSASDGINGDLVDLNARETE from the coding sequence GTGCTTTTTGAAGACGACGTCATCATCCTAGCCGGCGCAACGGGGCGTGTCGGCGGCGCAACCTTGCGGACTTTGCACGAAAACGGGGCCCGAATCGCCGTTGTCTCGCGTACGCGCGAGGCCGCCGAGAAGCTCTGCAGCGGTTTTGAGCGCGCGACGCCGTTCGTCGCCGATCTGGCCGACGCGGCTTCCACCGAAAAACTCGTCACCGACGCCGCCGAAAAGTTCGGCCGCATCGATGCAATCGTCAACATGGCGGGACGCGGCAAGTTCGTGCCGATCGTCGACTCGACGCTCGACGATCTGCGAGTCAATCTCGACGGTTTCGTCGTCACCGCCTACAACCTCGCGGTCGCCGGACTGCGCGTGATGCTCAAACAAGAGTATCGCCCAGGACGACGCTCGCGCGGCCACCTCGTCACCGTAACTGCGGGCAGCTCGAAGGACCCGCAACCGCGCTTCGGGCTCTTCGGCGCCGCCAAGGCCGCCGTGAATACGTTCATGCGGGCCATCGCGCGCGAACACAAAGCTGACGGAATTGTCGCAAATGCCGTCGTCCTGGGCGGCGTCGCGACGGAGGCCGCGCGCTCGTACCTGGATGCCGAAGATTTCGAGAAGGCTGCATCCCCTGATGAAGTAGCGCGTGTTCTGGCGTTTCTAGCGAGCTCGGCCTCCGACGGCATCAACGGCGACCTCGTCGATCTCAACGCACGCGAAACGGAATAG
- a CDS encoding MaoC family dehydratase, translating to MKDGPYFEDLPVGTVCETGTYTMSREAIIEYAKVYDPQPFHLTDEGAAKSFFGRLVASGWHSASVTMKLMVESGFFGTTGLIGLGVDELRWPKPVLPGDVVRVRAEVTENTPTKSGGRARLRWETTLLNQRDEVVFSFVSLTLFPGRPR from the coding sequence ATGAAAGACGGACCATATTTCGAGGACTTGCCCGTCGGGACGGTTTGCGAGACCGGGACGTACACGATGTCGCGCGAGGCGATCATCGAGTACGCGAAAGTCTATGACCCGCAGCCGTTCCACTTGACCGACGAGGGTGCGGCGAAGTCATTTTTTGGCCGGCTCGTCGCAAGCGGTTGGCACAGCGCATCGGTCACGATGAAATTGATGGTCGAATCCGGGTTTTTCGGGACGACGGGCTTGATCGGTCTTGGGGTCGACGAGCTGCGCTGGCCAAAACCGGTTTTGCCGGGCGACGTGGTGCGCGTTCGCGCCGAAGTCACCGAAAACACGCCGACGAAAAGCGGAGGCCGCGCACGATTGCGCTGGGAGACCACGTTGCTCAACCAGCGCGATGAAGTCGTCTTCTCATTTGTCTCGCTGACGCTCTTCCCAGGACGTCCGCGCTAA